Sequence from the Vicia villosa cultivar HV-30 ecotype Madison, WI unplaced genomic scaffold, Vvil1.0 ctg.000901F_1_1, whole genome shotgun sequence genome:
taaagagAACCATAATTATCTGTTTCTAGAAACCAATATCAATCATAATTAAAGTTTCACAACTAGGGGTGGAAATAAGCGAGGCCAATAACAGGGGTCTAAGGTCTAGCCTACATAGGCCAAGGACATgccaaacatttttttaaatagaaaagactTAGACTTTTTGATAAATCTATTTAGTTAAAAATGCTAGGTCACTGGCCgcaaaaaaaccttttaaatctATCAGATcaacttatttaaataaatataaataattttattattattatatagtatttgtattttaaattaaaatgcaaaaatAGAGTTTAGTAGTCTAGAAGGACttatgaaaataagaaaaaaaaactttttgaacactatcataagttgttttcataagttctctaaAGCAAATGAGTATTTAGTCTAAATAATCTTATAATTTATTAGTCTATTTTAAGACTAGTTGAATTGCTTATTTGTAAATGTtgaaataaaataggcttttatgtagacTAATAGATCAATTAGACATTTGAAAAAACCAGACTCAAGTCTTAAAATAAGCCTTTGATAGGCCACAAGTCAAACTTAGACTTTGAAATTTTTAATAGGTCAGACTTGACAAAGACTAATTCGACCCAACCTATTTTCACCATTATTCACATTATGTTTGCCAAAATAGGCTTGTGAACAACTAACTAATACAAGAAGAATATAATTTCCCGTAAAAGTTAAAAGTAGTGTACTgtcaatataaataaattttacataatcatttaataaaattattatattctataatgttatatcaatattttaaaactaaaagcGAGATTTAGCGTTTGTAATTAGTTAACAATGTAAAAATATGTTGGATTTTTTCTCTCTATAGTATAattgaaaaaaaggaaaaacatgAGATCAACAAGTTCATCTTCATCTATGTCATCATAATCATCAGATTCATCCTCAAATGAACCTCAAGGGCACTATCATACTGAAAGTTCTCATCCTCACTATCATCATCACTTTCTTCATAAACCTCACCCATGTTGTTACTGACCTTCAATATTGTTTGAAACTAAGTCAGCTCTTCCTTCCTCATCAATATTTCCTCTAGTTATATTAGCATCTCCTTCTTCAACAGTAACATTTCCACCATTCAAACCAACTTCTCCTTCTTCTACAACATTATCACCATTCAACCCAACTCCCCCTTCTTCCACAACAACATTGTCAGCATTCATCTTATTCAATTTATCAGCTATTTCATCATGTAACTGATTAAGAAACTCTTCAACCTCATCTACAagctcaacaacaacatcatccacTGGTCCATCATAAAAATCAGGTTGAGACAGTGTGTGTTCAATGTAAATGTCAACACTTTGGTGCACCCTGTAGAGTTCTGCAATTTTTAAAGCACCTGTGTCATCAACTAGCGCATTCATACCAAATTGCGGATCCTTGTAATACATTTTCTCAAAGTCCCTATAATCTAATTCTTTCAAAACACCTACTAACTCAAAATAACTCCACTTATTAGCATCTACTTTCAACTTATCAACCACGCCTCCCTCATACACACTAAAATCAGAGTCAACGAAATGACCACCATGGtgaattttcagttccagaattTCGTCCATGCTCACCTAACACAGTTCATTAACAATATTTCAACCCTAAATCTACAGAAAGCCCTAaataaacaaaaccctaaatctaGTTAAACCCTAAATTATAACAATACCTAATAACGTGCAGAAAATACTTACCTGGTATAGTGCCTTCGTCTTCAATCGTCCGTGCTTCCTCTTCGTTGCAATCGCTCCTTCTCCttcttcgtattcagcttctctTGTTCGCAGTCGCCGTCCACTTCTCCTTCTTCGTTTTGCTACTATGAGGGTTGATTGAGGATAGCAATATCATTATGTGTACACGTAAGCATTTTTATACCATCTGGAATCCTCTTGACCACGTCATCACACAATTTGCCATCTGGACGCTTTTTCTGACCTTTGGCTAACGTTTTAGTAACGGAAGGACAAACGTGAATACATTTAGAAACTTAAAGGACCAAAATGGCACGAAAATTAATTGAGGGACCAAAGTGAACCAAAGGGCatacttaagggaccaaacagggtattttgcctaaaataaaaatgataatacaGTAGAAACTCCTTAAATTAATATTGTTAGGACCgaagaaatttattaatttagagagttattaatttatcgataaattaataattattaacttAAAGAGTTTTTAAGTAATTATACTGTACATACCAAACAAAAAGTAAAATTAGTCTATGCCTCTTAGAATTACGTTGCAACGAATCTTGGGACTCAACGTAAATTAGTAACTACTGTATTCATATGCATTGGAAATCAATAATGACTTTTGAAGTATAGTAAATGTAAATAAGAGGAACAAATGTGTTCAATGTATTCTTAAAGGAAAACATACAACTATTGAATCATATTTCAATAGAGTGTAATATATTTCTTTCAGTTTgtatgaattattaatttatgattttcttgggaccgaaaattataaagggatctcccgaaaaattattatcttattattttatcgagtttttcaattttttacattgaCTCAAGTCGGGACCGGtcgaatttattattttaaagagtttattaatttatcgagTATTAATATAAAGAGTTTTActgtgtttttaatttttttaataaaaagagtggtgtaagaaaaacaaattattttaaattttaaaatttccaattaaaGACTGAAGCAAGCAATTGAAGCCGTCACGAACCTTAGATTCTCAACTCTTCTCGTAAAAGTAAAACCCTTCCAAAacccattctctcttcttccaaaCCCCATTTCTCCATTTCCACGCATTTTCTCCGACCGATCACCATGTCGCAATCATTGAATCTCATCAAACAACACGCCTCCAATCCCAAGCTATGGCTAATAGTCGGAATAGGACTCGCCGGCGGGATCGCAGTTCTGTCGGAAACTCGCCGTAGAAGACGCCGTCGAAACACTCCTAAACAAGATTTTGGTGCTTTCATTGAACGCTTTGAGCTACTTCCTTTCCCTCAACTTCCTCCTCCGTCAGCCAAGCAAATGCTCTCTTCTCTCACCTTTGCCATAAGCGATGTGTTCGTTCCTCAAACTAAATAAGCAAGAATCATtagtatttgttgttgttgttgttaatggtTTCTAAGCATTGGTTCATTTTAGTGTTTGTTGAGTCAAAAagatcatattttttttatgttttaggtTTCTTGGGGTTGAAGAGAAAATTTGCAGTATGTGATATTTTTATCTGGGTGTGTTGTTGAGGTTTCTATTGTTGGGGTTTTTCAGATTTGATATAAAGGGCTATGTGACGGGGTTTGGAAATCCTTTATGGAAGAGAACGCATGAGGAAGCAGAGAAGACTGCAGTTGTTGTGACTGCTCTGCTCTTCAATGGGGCTACTTGTGTTGGCAAGACTGTTATGGATGAATTCTCTTTTGGGTTAGGAttccttttgaaattttttatgtcTGTGTGGTTATCTGAAACAATTGTTGGCATGTGATTCACTTAAGGTGTTATTATCTCAGGTTTTCGGGTGAGAACAAGTATTATGGAACTCCAACTAATCCTAAGATGCCGTCGTGTGTTCCGGGTGGGTCTTCTAGTGGATCAGCAGTAGCAGTTGCTGCGGGGCTTGTTGACTTTGCCATTGGTGGGTTTGTGTCGTATCTATAATTTCTACCTCTAATTGCTTGAAAGTTATgatgtatataaaatatattatactcTTTGTGTTACAAATTTATATATGAATTTAATAAACTTTATGGGTCCATCCCTGCATGCTAATATGGTAATAATAGTTATATCTAACAATATTTCAACTTTCTGGAGCTCATACATTTAAACTTTGAATTTAGTTAGTACTATTAGACTTTGTGGTAGTGAGGGAAATGCCATCTTGACCATGTTCTAAAGAATTGTTTTCAATTTTTGTTGTTATCGTGATCTCTTTGATAGTCCCGTTTCTTTTTTAAATCTAGGATAGACTTAATGAGCACTTGCAATTACAGTGTCTTGGCCTTGACAACGTTTTGCTTGATTCTAGTATCTTAACATTTATATGAACATGGAATGTTATTGCGTCTTTGCAGGTACTGATACTACAGGATGCGTGAGAATTCCAGCATCACTCTGTGGTATTTTTGGTTTTAGACCATCCCACGGGGCTGTATCTACCATTGGAGTTTTTCCAAATGCACAAAGCTTAGACACCATTGGTAAGAGGCATAATTTTGTGCTGTTTTTCCTATGATTATGATTGGTCATAAattatatgtttcaaatctttATATTCTGCATCATCTTATCCTTGTGGCTCTTGCTTTAAGAATAGAGCAATTAGATACACATATTAAAAATTTGACTAGTTCCATAGCACAATATATGGTTTGGCAGTGCTTTCTTAGGTTGAATATCTTCTGTACATATGCTCCAGGTCTTGGTCTGCCATCTCAGTTgaaaaattgattaagttaataaGAAATTACGCATAGTGAGGTGAATGGGACtcaaatatttttaacattttttgaataaatgtttCACTATATTTTCTTAGATTGCTGATTACTTCTTTGCATAATTGCGTTTTAGGATGGTTTGCCCGCGATCCAACTATCCTACATCGTGTTGGACATGTCTTACTTCAATCGAATTCAGTGGATACCAAACGGTCAAGGTGTATCGTATTTGCCGATGATCTCTTTCAATTATCCAAAGATGCTACACAGAAGACAATTCATGTCATTAGTAAAACTATCGAGAGTATGTCGGGATGTAAGTTTTTGGGTCTCTTAAGACCAATTTGTTGTCCTTGAGATTTAGTTAAATTGATTGTTATAATGCAAATATTCTGTAAGACAAAAGTGGATCgttaaaaaaaattaccaaactAAAGGAATTTGTTTAGCTATTTAATGTTTTGGTCATTTTGGTTTTGCAGATCAAGCTCCAAAGCATATGAATCTTTGTGAGTATATTGTTTCAAAAGTGCCCAGTCTAAGGCTTCATGAGCAATCAGCACACCAACAAAATGGAACATCTATATTGAAAACACTCTCTTCGGTTATGCTTTCATTACAAAGGTATTCAATTTAACGTTATAACATAAAGTTATATCTGTTGTAAATAATTTATATCTTACTATTGTTATTTTTAATGCTGTTAGTAGTAATTTATATTTGGACCTTCAGTTAAACCTAATGAGGTTAGAGTACTCTTTATAAAGCGACTAGTATCCGTATACTCTTCATACTGAAATATAATATTCAGTTTTAACAAtatcatttgatttattataatagATGGCTCTGTACTGTATGTTGAAATAGTTGTCattttgaaaatagaaaaattataTGGTAGTGAAGATGAAGGTGCACGAGTAAGGACTAAGGAATTAAGTGGAAAAGATTTCATCTAATTTTTCGGAAAAGATTTCATTTCTATCACTTCTTTGTTTCCAGTGGcctaaattttcttttctttatttagtCCTGGTATCATATAGGCTGTTTGGATCCCATGTATTACCGGGGATGCCCGCCCCTggaatatttttctaattttgtttttgaaaagttcttagaCACATGAAATGTCCTTTGCAATTAACAGGTAATTCTCTCTACTATACAGCATGCCATGCAGTGTGTCGAAATTTCTTGTTTATGTAGTTATTTAGTTTGGATAGAATATGTTGCATCATTGTTTTTTGTTGACAGCCATTTATGTATGTGACAAATGTGTTTCATCTGTTCAGATATGAATTTAAAGCCAATT
This genomic interval carries:
- the LOC131632069 gene encoding outer envelope protein 64, mitochondrial-like, with translation MSQSLNLIKQHASNPKLWLIVGIGLAGGIAVLSETRRRRRRRNTPKQDFGAFIERFELLPFPQLPPPSAKQMLSSLTFAISDVFDIKGYVTGFGNPLWKRTHEEAEKTAVVVTALLFNGATCVGKTVMDEFSFGFSGENKYYGTPTNPKMPSCVPGGSSSGSAVAVAAGLVDFAIGTDTTGCVRIPASLCGIFGFRPSHGAVSTIGVFPNAQSLDTIGWFARDPTILHRVGHVLLQSNSVDTKRSRCIVFADDLFQLSKDATQKTIHVISKTIESMSGYQAPKHMNLCEYIVSKVPSLRLHEQSAHQQNGTSILKTLSSVMLSLQRYEFKANYEEWVKSVKHRLRGGVPNNVIKAISATHDNIKALYKVRTEMRGALQSLLKDGGILVIPSVADIPLKLNAKKSFCSEFNDKTFALSSIASMSGCCQVTIPLGYHDDCCISVSFISPHGTDKFLLDTILDMYASLQKQASSGFHSIPLPNINGNREPSELLKDKGNAAFKEKKWDKAVSYYTEAIELNGTNATYYCNRAAALLKLGCFQLAEEDCSKAILLDKKNVKAYLRRGTARESLRQYKEALEDFKHALVLEPQNKDASFAERRVKKLMS